One genomic window of Trichlorobacter lovleyi includes the following:
- a CDS encoding ArsR/SmtB family transcription factor, with the protein MLLDVLKALGDASRLRLVAILLRGEFTVQELTTILEMGQSRISRHLKILSEVGVLSVKRQGTWSYYRASNDSPFFHAIRPALEQELENLPERERDLAAIAGVLEARRQRSRQFFDQHARQWDDLARTLLPVPDYREQLLALIPQGSQVVEIGLGTGGLLPALTEKACSVIGVDHSPAMLDEARRRLTASGIGGVDLRLGEMNHLPLPDRSVDCAILNMVLHHAADPPSVLAEIRRVLTSGGALLLADLARHERELAREQLADQWLGFEEEELQHWLKEADFGTVAIAQVPPLQGQEAVLLIQAYTTTKGE; encoded by the coding sequence ATGCTTCTTGATGTTCTCAAAGCCTTAGGCGACGCCAGCCGCCTGCGCCTGGTGGCAATCCTGCTGCGCGGTGAATTTACCGTACAGGAGCTGACCACTATCCTTGAGATGGGACAGTCCCGCATCTCACGGCACCTCAAGATCCTGAGCGAGGTCGGGGTGTTGTCGGTCAAGCGCCAGGGGACCTGGAGCTACTACCGCGCCAGCAACGACTCCCCCTTTTTCCATGCCATCAGACCGGCATTGGAACAGGAGCTGGAGAACCTGCCGGAGCGGGAGCGGGATCTTGCAGCCATAGCCGGCGTACTTGAGGCCCGCCGCCAGCGCAGCCGACAGTTTTTTGACCAGCATGCCCGCCAATGGGACGATCTGGCCCGCACCCTGCTGCCGGTGCCGGACTACCGGGAGCAGCTGCTGGCGTTGATACCGCAGGGTAGCCAGGTGGTGGAGATCGGACTTGGTACCGGTGGCCTGTTGCCTGCCCTGACTGAAAAGGCCTGTTCAGTGATCGGGGTTGACCACTCACCGGCCATGCTGGATGAGGCCCGCCGCAGGCTGACGGCATCAGGCATTGGGGGGGTTGATCTGCGCCTGGGTGAGATGAACCACCTGCCGTTGCCGGACCGTTCCGTGGATTGCGCCATCCTGAACATGGTGCTGCACCACGCCGCCGATCCCCCTTCGGTACTGGCCGAGATCAGACGGGTACTGACCAGCGGCGGTGCACTGTTACTGGCAGATCTGGCGCGCCATGAACGGGAACTGGCCCGCGAGCAGCTGGCGGATCAATGGCTGGGTTTTGAAGAAGAAGAGTTGCAGCACTGGCTGAAAGAGGCGGACTTCGGCACGGTTGCCATTGCACAGGTCCCGCCGCTGCAGGGCCAGGAAGCAGTGCTGCTGATACAGGCGTACACAACAACCAAAGGAGAATGA
- a CDS encoding NAD(P)H-dependent flavin oxidoreductase: MAKELKIGKHTARFPVIQGGMGVRISGGNLAGHVAKCGGIGLVAAAGIALNSDHYTGTNYFQAETQAFQTEIRKARAIAPDGIIGVNVMVALSDFEPLVKSAIEAGAQVIVCGAGLPLSLPELTAHAPDVALVPIASSVRAAQLIARTWEKRYHRLPDAVVVEDPDTAGGHLGEKMENIGTGEYDQYATVRGVKQFFRDEYHVEIPVIAAGGIWDRADLEHALAEGADGVQMASRFVCTEECDADMAFKQAYLDCKQGDIGLLMSPAGLPGRAILTNTPNIRQYDLDHHTPCRMGCLKKCSYKESGERFCIVTALDRAQKGDVETGLVFCGSNAWKADKITTVQAIFDELFGE, encoded by the coding sequence ATGGCCAAAGAATTGAAGATCGGCAAACACACCGCACGGTTTCCGGTTATTCAGGGTGGTATGGGAGTCAGGATATCAGGCGGCAATCTGGCCGGACATGTTGCCAAATGCGGCGGCATCGGCCTGGTGGCGGCAGCCGGTATCGCCCTCAACAGCGACCACTACACCGGCACCAACTATTTTCAGGCCGAGACCCAGGCCTTTCAGACCGAGATCCGCAAGGCCCGCGCCATCGCACCGGACGGCATCATCGGCGTTAACGTGATGGTGGCGTTGTCGGATTTCGAACCGCTGGTCAAGTCCGCGATTGAGGCAGGTGCCCAGGTGATTGTCTGCGGCGCCGGTCTGCCGCTTTCCCTGCCAGAGCTGACCGCCCATGCCCCTGACGTGGCGCTGGTACCGATCGCCTCGTCCGTGCGGGCGGCCCAGCTGATCGCCCGTACCTGGGAAAAGCGTTACCACCGCCTGCCCGATGCGGTGGTGGTGGAGGACCCGGACACTGCCGGCGGCCACCTGGGCGAGAAGATGGAGAACATCGGTACCGGCGAGTACGACCAGTATGCCACCGTGCGGGGCGTCAAACAGTTCTTCCGCGATGAATACCATGTTGAGATACCGGTCATCGCTGCCGGCGGCATCTGGGACCGGGCCGATCTGGAACATGCCCTGGCAGAAGGGGCCGACGGTGTACAGATGGCCTCACGCTTTGTCTGTACCGAAGAGTGCGATGCCGATATGGCCTTCAAACAGGCCTATCTGGACTGCAAGCAGGGCGACATCGGCCTGCTGATGTCACCGGCCGGTCTGCCGGGCCGGGCGATCCTGACCAACACCCCCAACATCCGCCAGTACGATCTTGATCACCACACCCCCTGCCGGATGGGCTGCCTGAAAAAATGTTCCTACAAGGAGTCCGGGGAGCGGTTCTGCATCGTCACCGCCCTGGACCGCGCCCAGAAAGGTGATGTGGAAACCGGTCTGGTCTTCTGCGGCAGCAATGCCTGGAAGGCAGACAAGATTACCACCGTGCAGGCGATCTTTGACGAGCTGTTCGGGGAGTAA
- a CDS encoding O-acetylhomoserine aminocarboxypropyltransferase/cysteine synthase family protein, whose translation MNKDWKLETLAIQGGYEPKAGEARIVPIVQSTTFKYDDADYVAKLFDLEVPGFFYTRLGNPTADAFEKKIAQMEGGVAALATSSGQAAITLAMLNICQAGQHIVSASTLYGGTYNLFSSTLPKLGIEVTFVDPDASAEVIAAAFRPTTRALYAETIGNPGMNVLDFEKFAGVADTHKVPLVIDNTMATPYLCRPLELGASIVVHSATKYIDGHATSVGGVIVDGGSFNWDNGKFPELVEPDASYHGMQYVKTFGPAAYIIKARVQLMRDLGATVAPMNAFLFNLGLHTLPLRMQRHSENALALAKHLEAHPAVSWACYPGLASHSSHGRAQKYLPKGCSGVLTFGIKGGAAAGKKFMEACKLIALVVHVGDARSCVLHPASTTHRQLTEEQQLSSGVSPDLIRLSVGIEHIDDLIADVNQALEASQK comes from the coding sequence ATGAATAAAGACTGGAAACTTGAAACCCTCGCCATTCAGGGCGGTTACGAACCCAAGGCCGGTGAGGCCCGCATCGTGCCGATCGTCCAGAGCACCACCTTCAAGTATGATGATGCCGACTACGTGGCCAAGCTGTTTGATCTTGAAGTGCCCGGCTTCTTTTATACCCGCCTGGGTAACCCCACGGCCGATGCCTTTGAAAAGAAGATCGCCCAGATGGAGGGTGGTGTGGCTGCCCTGGCCACCTCATCCGGCCAGGCGGCCATTACCCTGGCCATGTTGAACATCTGCCAGGCCGGCCAGCATATTGTCTCCGCCAGCACGCTCTACGGCGGCACCTACAATCTGTTTTCCTCAACCCTGCCCAAGCTGGGAATCGAGGTCACCTTTGTCGATCCCGATGCCTCGGCAGAGGTGATTGCCGCTGCCTTCCGGCCCACCACCCGGGCCCTGTATGCCGAGACTATCGGCAACCCCGGCATGAATGTGCTTGATTTTGAAAAGTTTGCTGGTGTTGCCGACACCCACAAGGTGCCGCTGGTGATCGACAACACCATGGCCACGCCCTACCTCTGCCGCCCCTTGGAGCTGGGGGCCAGCATTGTGGTCCATTCAGCCACCAAGTACATCGACGGTCATGCCACCAGCGTCGGCGGTGTAATTGTGGATGGCGGCAGTTTCAACTGGGATAACGGCAAATTTCCTGAACTGGTGGAGCCGGACGCCAGCTACCACGGCATGCAGTACGTCAAGACCTTCGGCCCGGCTGCCTACATCATCAAGGCGCGGGTGCAGCTGATGCGGGATCTGGGTGCCACCGTGGCACCGATGAACGCCTTCCTGTTTAACCTGGGGCTGCATACCCTGCCGTTGCGGATGCAGCGGCACAGCGAGAATGCCCTGGCCCTGGCCAAACACCTTGAGGCACATCCGGCAGTTTCCTGGGCCTGTTACCCCGGTCTGGCCAGCCACTCCAGTCATGGACGGGCACAGAAATACCTGCCCAAGGGCTGCAGCGGTGTGCTGACCTTCGGTATCAAAGGGGGGGCCGCAGCCGGCAAGAAGTTCATGGAGGCCTGCAAGTTGATCGCACTGGTGGTGCATGTGGGTGATGCCCGTTCCTGTGTGCTGCACCCGGCCAGCACCACCCACCGTCAGCTGACCGAAGAACAGCAGCTTTCCTCCGGGGTCAGCCCGGACCTGATCCGTCTGTCGGTGGGGATTGAGCATATTGATGACCTGATCGCCGACGTGAATCAGGCCTTGGAGGCAAGTCAGAAATAA
- a CDS encoding carotenoid biosynthesis protein: protein MLDIAIGTFTMRPYVFAFFAAFLLACVPHVGWKKTLSFTGVGYLIAFISEKLSITTGIPYGWYYYIDSTKTKELWIWGVPFFDSLSYVFLTYCSYTTALLILSPLATRGADLITLETRAIRRSWAALVLGSFLQTFLDIIIDPVALQGKRWFLGQIYGYKEVGVHFGVPLSNYVGWLLTSFVLVAAFQWVDQRQETETPRGIFPMPFRSLLGPLLYLSVLLFNWGVTLWIGEKLLAMTGIFIFTLPIVLVVVLALQRVNRYREEELREHLKDYPWSPLGRW, encoded by the coding sequence ATGCTTGATATCGCCATTGGCACCTTTACCATGCGTCCCTATGTGTTCGCCTTTTTTGCCGCGTTTCTGCTGGCCTGCGTCCCCCATGTGGGCTGGAAAAAGACCCTGAGCTTTACCGGAGTGGGCTACCTGATCGCCTTTATCTCCGAGAAGCTGTCCATTACCACCGGCATCCCCTATGGCTGGTACTACTACATTGACAGCACCAAGACCAAAGAGCTCTGGATCTGGGGGGTGCCGTTCTTTGACTCGCTCTCCTATGTCTTTCTGACCTACTGCAGCTACACCACCGCCCTGCTGATCCTGTCACCGCTGGCAACCCGCGGCGCAGACCTGATCACCCTGGAGACCCGTGCCATCCGGCGTTCATGGGCGGCGCTGGTGTTGGGTTCATTCCTGCAGACCTTTCTGGATATTATCATTGACCCGGTGGCGCTGCAGGGCAAGCGCTGGTTTCTGGGGCAGATCTACGGCTACAAAGAGGTGGGGGTGCATTTCGGGGTGCCGCTGTCCAACTATGTCGGCTGGCTGTTGACCAGCTTTGTGCTGGTGGCGGCCTTTCAGTGGGTTGACCAGCGGCAGGAGACAGAGACCCCGCGGGGGATCTTTCCGATGCCGTTCAGGTCGCTGCTGGGGCCGCTTTTGTATCTTTCGGTGCTGCTGTTCAACTGGGGGGTGACGCTCTGGATCGGTGAGAAACTGCTGGCCATGACCGGCATCTTCATCTTTACCCTGCCGATTGTGCTGGTGGTGGTGCTGGCCCTGCAGCGGGTCAACCGCTACCGTGAAGAGGAGCTGCGGGAACATCTCAAGGATTATCCCTGGTCGCCGCTGGGCAGGTGGTAG
- a CDS encoding nucleoside phosphorylase — translation MDTVKHIGIIVAMPEERVALVKRLQQVKRRLVGGIPCYRGMLADRLVTVVEGGMGTAAAALAARQLINADRPNLLLSAGFCGAVRPGAQVADLVLCKRLFTDNENGLNEVTLPGSELITARLSAELQHRGLRTWQGSFITTGRIATKSACAETLPDNLPTPVLEMESAAVAQAATAAGIPFLGLRAISDDAAEELGFSLDELTDEQLRISIPRVLFTCLKKPRIIPQLARLAANSGRAGKNLGLALQQILPML, via the coding sequence ATGGATACAGTCAAGCATATCGGCATTATTGTGGCAATGCCCGAGGAGCGGGTCGCGCTGGTCAAGCGCCTGCAGCAGGTCAAGCGGCGTCTGGTGGGTGGCATCCCCTGCTACCGGGGCATGCTGGCGGACCGGCTGGTCACGGTGGTTGAAGGCGGTATGGGAACGGCAGCTGCAGCCCTCGCAGCCCGCCAGTTGATCAACGCGGACCGGCCAAACCTGCTGTTGTCGGCCGGATTCTGCGGTGCCGTACGCCCGGGGGCGCAGGTGGCCGACCTGGTACTCTGCAAACGTCTCTTCACTGACAACGAGAACGGCCTGAACGAAGTGACCCTGCCGGGAAGTGAACTGATCACTGCACGGTTGTCTGCCGAACTGCAGCATAGAGGGCTGCGGACCTGGCAGGGCAGCTTCATTACCACCGGCAGGATCGCCACCAAAAGCGCCTGCGCCGAAACACTGCCCGACAACCTCCCGACCCCGGTACTGGAGATGGAGAGTGCTGCAGTAGCCCAGGCAGCCACTGCAGCAGGGATTCCTTTTCTGGGCCTGCGCGCCATCAGCGATGATGCTGCCGAAGAACTGGGTTTTTCACTGGATGAGCTTACCGATGAACAGTTAAGGATCAGCATTCCCCGCGTACTCTTCACCTGCCTGAAAAAGCCGCGCATCATTCCCCAACTGGCCCGCCTGGCGGCCAACAGCGGCAGGGCCGGTAAAAATCTCGGCCTGGCCCTGCAGCAGATCCTGCCGATGCTGTAG
- a CDS encoding fatty acid cis/trans isomerase, producing MRPARILSCCAVLLLALVLAGCFAKPLPPVVVPLPTRQINYQKEVKPLLDKRCTVCHSCYNSPCQLKLDSFEGLDRGSSKQAIYNGTRLHTMEPTRLFVDAQTTGQWRAKGFSSVTDSTVSGNLNDSLMIQMLAHKIKNPKSSGDYRPEADDLTCAKDQDELGSYLAKHPNRGMPFGFPPLKQDEFNLIAGWLVQGAKGPDTAQQQELTLPKAADARAMAQWETFLNQDDPKHGMTARYLYEHLFLAHLKFATGTNEFYELVRSRTAPGTALELIPSVRPYDDPGVARFYYRFRKIHSTIVHKTHMVVELDDAYLKRIQELFIQPEWLQTPHLMGYEPQLSANPFLVYEQMPPRSRYQFLLDNARYIIMTFIHGPVCKGQIALNVIDDHFWVMFMDPAHDLMVAYPGFIRLYSDTLRMPIEQGSDMGLFSAVSDRYSKGALTYYQARQNFYAAHHYAGLGYEAIWKGNRPVDAPLLTVYRHFDNASVHKGALGNLPKTLWVIDYPLLERIYYALVAGFDVYGNVAHQLSLRLYMDTLRMEGESYFLDFLPADKRQELMQSWYLGLDLKKVGYYPSPRPARIAFATNDPKREFVEHLVDKHLLPATGITFDPINYLRAGASYPRLPEKLRSMDDYLLAFRSLARPGMPFITVVNDYNANLAYLRIRLNSGKDLVHSVVINRWHDNVAFLFGEDGRLDPARDDADFIPGLIGPYPNYFFDVSEHDLPDFFQLLSNFKGTPEELARLKKYGINRADDRFWESYDWFQKRFDQENPVRGGLLDLNRYYYQAN from the coding sequence ATGCGCCCTGCCCGTATCCTTTCCTGTTGTGCCGTCCTGCTGCTGGCTCTGGTCCTGGCGGGCTGCTTTGCCAAACCGCTGCCGCCGGTGGTGGTACCGCTGCCCACCCGCCAGATCAACTATCAGAAAGAGGTCAAGCCGCTGCTGGACAAGCGCTGCACGGTCTGTCACTCCTGTTACAACTCCCCCTGCCAACTCAAGCTCGACTCCTTTGAGGGGCTTGACCGCGGCAGCTCCAAGCAGGCGATCTACAACGGCACCCGCCTGCATACCATGGAGCCGACCCGTCTGTTTGTTGATGCCCAGACAACCGGGCAGTGGCGTGCGAAAGGCTTTTCCAGTGTCACCGACAGTACCGTGTCAGGCAATCTGAACGACTCGCTGATGATCCAGATGCTGGCCCATAAGATCAAAAATCCCAAGAGCAGTGGCGACTACCGGCCTGAGGCCGATGACCTGACCTGTGCAAAGGACCAGGATGAACTGGGCAGCTATCTTGCCAAGCATCCCAATCGCGGCATGCCCTTCGGTTTCCCGCCGCTCAAGCAGGATGAGTTCAATCTGATCGCCGGCTGGCTGGTGCAGGGGGCCAAAGGGCCGGACACTGCCCAACAGCAGGAACTGACGCTGCCCAAGGCGGCAGATGCCCGCGCCATGGCGCAGTGGGAGACGTTTCTGAATCAGGATGATCCCAAGCATGGCATGACCGCCCGTTATCTGTACGAACATCTCTTTCTGGCTCACCTGAAATTTGCTACCGGCACCAATGAATTCTATGAGCTGGTCCGTTCCCGTACAGCACCCGGCACGGCGCTGGAGCTGATCCCGAGTGTGCGGCCCTACGATGACCCCGGCGTGGCGCGGTTCTATTACCGTTTCAGGAAAATTCACTCAACCATTGTCCACAAGACCCACATGGTTGTTGAGCTGGATGATGCCTATCTGAAAAGGATTCAGGAACTGTTCATCCAGCCTGAGTGGCTGCAGACACCGCACCTGATGGGGTATGAACCGCAGTTGAGTGCCAATCCCTTTCTGGTCTATGAACAGATGCCGCCCCGCAGCCGTTATCAGTTTCTGCTGGATAATGCCAGATACATCATCATGACCTTTATCCATGGCCCGGTCTGCAAGGGACAGATCGCCCTGAATGTGATTGATGACCACTTCTGGGTGATGTTCATGGACCCGGCCCATGACCTGATGGTTGCCTATCCCGGTTTTATCAGGCTCTACAGCGATACCCTGCGGATGCCGATTGAGCAGGGCAGCGACATGGGGCTCTTCTCGGCGGTGAGTGACCGCTACAGTAAAGGAGCCCTTACCTACTACCAGGCCCGCCAGAATTTTTATGCGGCCCACCACTATGCCGGGCTGGGGTATGAGGCGATCTGGAAGGGAAACCGGCCGGTCGACGCACCGCTCCTGACGGTCTACCGTCATTTTGATAATGCCTCTGTGCACAAAGGGGCGCTGGGTAATCTCCCCAAGACGCTCTGGGTGATTGACTACCCTCTGCTGGAGCGGATCTACTATGCGCTGGTGGCTGGCTTTGATGTCTACGGCAACGTTGCCCACCAGCTCTCATTACGGCTCTACATGGATACCCTGCGGATGGAGGGTGAGAGCTACTTTCTTGATTTTCTGCCTGCCGATAAACGCCAGGAGCTGATGCAGTCCTGGTACCTGGGGCTTGACCTGAAAAAGGTGGGGTACTATCCCTCGCCGAGGCCGGCCAGGATCGCCTTTGCCACCAACGATCCCAAGCGGGAGTTTGTCGAGCACCTGGTGGACAAGCACCTGTTACCGGCAACCGGCATCACTTTTGATCCGATCAACTACCTGCGGGCCGGTGCCAGCTACCCGCGGCTGCCGGAAAAGCTGCGCAGTATGGATGACTACCTGTTGGCCTTCCGCTCCCTTGCCCGGCCCGGCATGCCGTTTATCACCGTGGTCAACGATTACAACGCCAATCTGGCCTATCTGCGGATTCGTCTTAACAGCGGCAAAGATCTGGTTCATTCCGTTGTGATCAATCGTTGGCATGATAACGTGGCCTTCCTGTTTGGCGAGGATGGCCGCCTGGATCCGGCCCGGGATGATGCCGACTTCATTCCCGGCCTGATCGGTCCCTATCCCAACTACTTTTTTGATGTGTCAGAGCATGATCTGCCTGATTTCTTTCAGCTGCTGTCAAACTTCAAGGGGACGCCGGAGGAGCTGGCGCGGCTCAAAAAGTATGGCATCAACCGTGCTGATGACCGCTTCTGGGAATCCTACGACTGGTTTCAGAAGCGGTTTGATCAGGAAAACCCGGTCAGGGGCGGATTGTTGGACCTGAACCGGTACTACTACCAGGCAAACTGA